From Aristaeella lactis, the proteins below share one genomic window:
- a CDS encoding MerR family transcriptional regulator, with protein sequence MITIQGFAKLCGCNTQTLRYYDRIGLLAPAKVDQWTGYRYYEEEQAMLFVKIKNLQMADFSIGEIKTLLNEDEDHLMAAFDRKIEEQKQKLEQMENIRKSYLDEAMNMQRMVNTIIDFVEGRMSSPELWQEFGLDQEKDTEISARVHELLAEWMEQCKNAGADMAQYMDTMQEMVEKLKNGTLDEEQRKMLLSDEDDLEKDIPEGAEKIFARDGWTHVSDWIGEIPAPEKGKESFFLFSVPRDSLIVDPGFPTLMLAVMGARYNTQEGGMTCKVGLSKDGLNHFSLLQK encoded by the coding sequence ATGATTACGATCCAGGGTTTCGCCAAGCTTTGCGGATGCAATACCCAGACGCTGCGTTACTATGACCGGATCGGCCTGCTTGCCCCCGCGAAGGTGGACCAGTGGACCGGATACCGGTACTACGAGGAGGAACAGGCTATGTTGTTTGTGAAAATCAAAAACCTTCAGATGGCTGATTTTTCCATAGGGGAGATCAAGACGCTTCTCAATGAAGACGAGGATCACCTGATGGCAGCATTTGACCGGAAGATCGAGGAGCAGAAGCAGAAACTCGAACAGATGGAAAATATCCGGAAATCATATCTCGATGAAGCAATGAATATGCAGAGGATGGTCAACACAATTATCGATTTCGTGGAAGGACGTATGAGCAGCCCGGAACTCTGGCAGGAGTTCGGCCTGGACCAGGAGAAGGATACGGAAATCAGCGCCCGGGTGCATGAGCTGCTGGCCGAGTGGATGGAACAGTGTAAGAACGCCGGAGCCGACATGGCCCAGTATATGGACACCATGCAGGAAATGGTGGAGAAGCTGAAGAACGGCACGCTGGATGAAGAACAGCGGAAGATGCTGCTCAGCGATGAGGACGACCTTGAGAAAGATATTCCTGAAGGCGCGGAGAAGATTTTCGCCAGGGACGGCTGGACGCATGTTTCCGATTGGATCGGGGAGATTCCGGCACCGGAAAAGGGAAAAGAGAGCTTCTTCCTGTTCAGCGTGCCCAGGGACAGCCTGATCGTTGATCCCGGTTTCCCCACGCTGATGCTGGCCGTGATGGGCGCACGCTACAACACCCAGGAAGGCGGGATGACCTGCAAGGTCGGCCTGAGCAAGGATGGACTCAATCATTTCAGCCTGCTGCAGAAGTAA
- a CDS encoding GNAT family N-acetyltransferase: MEKIQIREYTGADLEGMIPIWNEIVENGIAFPQKDCLDRESGKAFFASQSYTGVAETDGKILGLYILHPNNVGRCGHICNASYAVSSKARGQHIGEKLVLDCLRKAKELGFRVLQFNAVVESNIHARHLYERLGFTQLGTIPGGFRMKDGSYANICPYYRVLE, encoded by the coding sequence ATGGAGAAGATACAGATCCGGGAATACACCGGAGCGGATCTGGAAGGGATGATCCCGATCTGGAATGAGATTGTGGAGAATGGGATTGCTTTTCCGCAGAAGGACTGCCTGGACCGGGAAAGCGGGAAGGCTTTCTTTGCCTCCCAGAGCTATACCGGTGTGGCGGAAACGGACGGGAAGATCCTCGGCCTGTATATTCTGCATCCCAACAACGTTGGCCGGTGCGGGCATATCTGCAACGCCAGCTATGCGGTTTCTTCCAAAGCCAGGGGACAGCATATCGGGGAAAAGCTGGTGCTGGACTGTCTGCGGAAAGCGAAGGAACTTGGATTCCGGGTATTGCAGTTCAACGCGGTGGTGGAAAGCAACATCCATGCCAGGCACCTGTATGAACGGCTTGGCTTTACACAGCTGGGAACCATTCCCGGAGGCTTCCGGATGAAAGACGGAAGCTACGCCAATATCTGCCCGTATTACCGGGTGCTGGAATAA
- a CDS encoding LacI family DNA-binding transcriptional regulator, whose protein sequence is MSVTIRDVAQYCGVSVSTVSRVLNGYTDISEETAEKVYAAIKKLDFVPSNTARMLSKKKTKIIGLTIPDIKDPFFSENASGAEKLLQENGYEIFYGNMERSAEKLLNFLQQARQMRFDGLIITPDEWTEELLDTIQKLPMPVVALRRRPPQSSGVPYVDNDHYKGAMEMMSYLSDLGHTKIAHIVLPTAIGEIRREAYYDFCRIRGIDIRDVRVNLRANKLDEAKENGYQAMKIIHEKYPDTTAVFAGTDQLAIGAMVYLREKGLMVPKDISICGANDMDYSSLPWFDLTTTSLNRMEMGRAAAQMLLDIIEKRQTHPENLLLGTTIIVRGSTRSIKPKNKGK, encoded by the coding sequence GTGAGTGTAACAATAAGGGATGTGGCCCAGTACTGCGGTGTTTCTGTATCAACTGTATCCAGGGTGCTGAACGGGTATACAGACATCAGCGAGGAGACGGCTGAAAAGGTCTATGCAGCCATTAAAAAGCTGGATTTTGTTCCGAGCAATACCGCCCGGATGCTGTCCAAAAAGAAAACAAAGATCATCGGTCTGACCATTCCGGATATCAAAGATCCGTTTTTTTCCGAGAATGCCTCCGGAGCGGAAAAACTGCTCCAGGAAAACGGATACGAAATCTTTTACGGAAATATGGAACGCAGCGCTGAAAAGCTGCTGAATTTCCTGCAGCAGGCCCGGCAGATGCGGTTTGACGGCCTGATCATCACTCCGGATGAGTGGACAGAAGAACTGCTGGACACCATCCAGAAGCTGCCCATGCCCGTGGTGGCGCTCCGGAGAAGGCCGCCGCAGAGCAGCGGTGTGCCCTATGTGGATAACGACCATTATAAAGGCGCGATGGAGATGATGAGCTACCTGAGCGACCTTGGCCACACGAAGATCGCACATATTGTCCTGCCGACCGCCATCGGCGAGATCCGCCGGGAGGCCTATTACGATTTCTGCCGGATCCGCGGCATTGATATCCGGGATGTCCGGGTGAACCTGCGGGCGAATAAACTGGATGAAGCGAAAGAAAACGGCTACCAGGCCATGAAGATCATTCACGAAAAGTATCCCGACACAACGGCGGTTTTCGCAGGGACAGACCAGCTGGCCATCGGCGCCATGGTCTACCTGCGGGAAAAAGGCCTGATGGTTCCGAAGGATATTTCGATCTGCGGTGCCAATGACATGGACTATTCCTCCCTTCCGTGGTTCGACCTGACAACCACCTCCCTGAACCGTATGGAGATGGGACGGGCCGCAGCACAGATGCTGCTGGACATCATCGAAAAGAGACAGACACATCCGGAAAACCTGCTGCTGGGAACGACCATCATTGTGCGAGGAAGTACCCGGAGCATCAAACCGAAAAACAAAGGAAAATAA
- a CDS encoding YjjG family noncanonical pyrimidine nucleotidase codes for MIRTVLWDVDGTLLDFSIAESTAIRSLFCEFDLGECTDEMVRRYSKINEGFWQRLERNEITKEQVLIGRFEAFFAEQGIDPGLARPFNTKYQLRLGDTAVCRDDSLALVRSLRGKVRQYVVSNGTVAAQTKKLRLSGLGAQMDGIFLSDELGVEKPNKAFFDKVLEAVSPESLSDVMIVGDSLTSDIQGGINAGIRTCWYNPDRKPLPAEYTVDLVISDLHELIPLLLPDNKE; via the coding sequence ATGATCAGGACGGTTTTATGGGATGTGGACGGAACGCTGCTGGATTTTTCCATCGCTGAAAGCACCGCCATCCGTTCCCTGTTTTGTGAGTTTGACCTGGGCGAGTGCACAGATGAGATGGTTCGCCGGTACTCGAAGATCAATGAAGGTTTCTGGCAGCGTCTGGAGCGGAACGAGATCACCAAGGAGCAGGTGCTGATCGGACGGTTTGAGGCTTTCTTTGCCGAACAGGGAATCGATCCCGGTCTGGCCCGTCCCTTCAACACGAAATACCAGCTGCGCCTCGGGGATACGGCCGTTTGCCGGGATGACAGTCTGGCCCTGGTCCGCTCCCTTCGGGGAAAAGTGCGGCAGTATGTCGTATCCAACGGCACCGTTGCCGCACAGACCAAAAAGCTCAGGCTTTCAGGCCTTGGCGCGCAGATGGACGGAATCTTCCTCTCTGATGAGCTGGGCGTTGAGAAGCCCAACAAGGCTTTTTTTGATAAAGTCCTGGAAGCTGTTTCCCCGGAAAGCCTGTCTGATGTCATGATCGTCGGTGATTCCCTCACCAGCGACATACAGGGCGGGATCAATGCCGGGATCCGCACCTGCTGGTATAATCCTGACCGGAAACCGCTTCCTGCTGAATATACGGTGGATCTGGTCATCTCTGATCTGCACGAACTGATCCCCCTGCTTTTGCCGGATAATAAGGAGTAG
- a CDS encoding GDSL-type esterase/lipase family protein, which produces MKQILAFGDSNTWGLIPGAIDRYPEYTRWTGILRRIVTPKGYRILEDGVVGRTTVFEDPARPFRKGIDSIAHYRSTEDLHTVILMLGTNDCKKALRNTPEQIGGGIEQCISRFEEFIPPEKILVLSPILLGENVWRPDKDPAFDRQSVETSAALKEIYRAVAAKKGCLFLAASDYTAPSPVDEEHLSVEGHVHLASAILKKLTEAGLL; this is translated from the coding sequence ATGAAGCAGATACTCGCCTTTGGGGACTCAAACACCTGGGGCCTGATTCCCGGGGCCATAGACAGATATCCGGAATACACCCGCTGGACGGGTATTCTGCGGAGGATCGTTACGCCGAAAGGATACCGGATCCTCGAGGACGGGGTGGTCGGAAGGACCACCGTCTTCGAGGACCCGGCGCGTCCCTTTCGGAAAGGCATTGATTCCATCGCCCATTACCGGAGCACGGAAGACCTGCACACCGTGATCCTGATGCTTGGTACAAACGATTGTAAAAAGGCACTGCGCAATACACCGGAGCAGATCGGCGGCGGTATTGAGCAGTGTATTTCCCGTTTTGAAGAGTTTATTCCTCCCGAAAAAATACTGGTTCTCTCCCCGATTCTGCTGGGAGAGAACGTTTGGCGTCCGGACAAGGATCCGGCCTTCGACCGGCAGTCCGTTGAAACCAGTGCCGCACTGAAGGAAATCTACCGGGCCGTTGCGGCAAAAAAAGGCTGCCTTTTCCTGGCCGCTTCCGATTATACTGCCCCCTCCCCTGTTGACGAGGAGCATCTCAGCGTTGAAGGTCATGTCCACCTGGCTTCCGCCATCCTGAAAAAGCTGACCGAAGCCGGCTTGCTATAA
- a CDS encoding MarR family winged helix-turn-helix transcriptional regulator encodes MNYDEAMNMEQVEFGSMPPQAFLLGLLSAFDNRYQASADAFFEGITWKQFFAIICVNLCKEPPTLNDLSEVMGSSHQNVKQILLKLEKKGFVTLEPDEKDKRKQRILITDQCREFCDKNDEQSRRIISRIFADVEEDDLTVTIRTIMKMERNVSNL; translated from the coding sequence ATGAATTACGATGAAGCTATGAACATGGAACAGGTTGAATTCGGCAGTATGCCGCCGCAGGCATTCCTGCTGGGCCTGCTGAGCGCATTTGACAACCGGTATCAGGCCAGTGCGGATGCTTTTTTTGAGGGGATCACCTGGAAACAGTTTTTCGCCATCATCTGCGTCAATCTCTGCAAGGAGCCTCCGACGCTGAATGACCTTTCAGAAGTGATGGGAAGCTCCCACCAGAATGTGAAGCAGATCCTGCTGAAACTGGAAAAGAAAGGCTTTGTCACCCTGGAACCGGATGAGAAGGATAAGCGAAAACAGCGGATCCTGATCACAGATCAGTGCAGGGAATTCTGCGATAAGAATGATGAACAGAGCCGCAGGATCATCAGCCGCATTTTTGCGGATGTCGAAGAGGATGACCTGACGGTGACGATCCGCACGATCATGAAAATGGAAAGGAACGTGAGCAACCTATGA
- a CDS encoding DUF6054 family protein, with the protein MAKMEKVLRGDFKEILSVIEDGILRGSATASLEDSSDFAGGGSRCSVRVFERYSMLGSNRVSMSVTLFQGGDDLIYLSAITSGGSQAMFMKLNTFGEEAFLEKLDEVLGRL; encoded by the coding sequence ATGGCAAAGATGGAAAAAGTCCTGAGAGGGGATTTTAAAGAGATACTGTCTGTGATCGAGGATGGTATTCTCCGGGGAAGCGCTACCGCATCCCTGGAAGACAGCAGTGATTTTGCCGGAGGAGGCAGCCGCTGTTCAGTGCGTGTGTTTGAACGCTACAGCATGCTTGGCAGCAACCGTGTTTCCATGAGCGTGACACTGTTCCAGGGCGGGGATGATCTCATTTACCTGAGCGCGATCACCTCGGGCGGATCCCAGGCGATGTTCATGAAACTCAACACGTTCGGAGAAGAGGCTTTCCTGGAAAAACTGGATGAAGTGCTGGGACGACTCTGA
- a CDS encoding MmcQ/YjbR family DNA-binding protein — MTKQELIDYIFDTYSVEPDYPFPRDDVSCVFRHIDNRKWFGIAMVIPYRTLGISRKGNVDILNIKCDPIIAGSLRGKPGFCPAYHMNKDKWITVLLDGSAGQEELISLLDMSYSMTASKVRKTSKEKTNED; from the coding sequence ATGACCAAACAGGAACTGATCGACTACATTTTTGACACCTACAGCGTGGAACCGGACTATCCGTTCCCCCGGGATGATGTATCCTGTGTGTTCCGCCATATTGATAACCGGAAATGGTTTGGCATCGCCATGGTGATCCCTTACAGAACCCTCGGTATCAGCCGGAAGGGAAACGTTGACATCCTGAACATCAAGTGCGATCCCATCATCGCCGGTTCCCTCCGGGGAAAACCCGGTTTCTGTCCGGCCTACCACATGAATAAGGATAAATGGATCACCGTCCTTTTGGACGGATCAGCCGGTCAGGAGGAGCTCATATCCCTGCTGGATATGAGCTACAGCATGACCGCTTCAAAAGTCAGGAAAACAAGCAAGGAGAAAACGAATGAGGATTGA
- a CDS encoding flavodoxin domain-containing protein — protein sequence MKTLVIYTSQTGFTQRYAQWIAGRTNGDLMELKEAGKREDGFFAAYDAIVYGGWCMGGKIVKLNWFLEKAANWKDKRLAAFATGASPNDNPEIDEVFGKMLTEEQRKYIRLFYCQGGLNYDKMKLPFRLMMKMYVSAMKKKKDATEAEKQKAAMIAKSYDVADVRYTDPIVAYLTGANDQ from the coding sequence ATGAAAACACTGGTGATTTATACATCACAGACAGGATTTACCCAAAGGTACGCACAGTGGATCGCCGGGAGAACAAATGGCGACCTGATGGAACTGAAGGAAGCCGGGAAGCGGGAGGACGGTTTCTTTGCGGCGTATGACGCGATCGTATACGGCGGATGGTGCATGGGCGGAAAAATCGTCAAACTGAACTGGTTCCTTGAAAAGGCGGCGAACTGGAAGGACAAGCGCCTGGCTGCCTTTGCCACAGGCGCCAGTCCCAATGACAATCCGGAGATCGATGAAGTATTCGGGAAAATGCTGACAGAAGAGCAGAGAAAATATATCCGGCTGTTCTACTGCCAGGGCGGACTGAATTATGATAAGATGAAGCTGCCCTTCAGACTGATGATGAAGATGTACGTTTCCGCCATGAAGAAAAAGAAGGATGCCACAGAGGCAGAAAAGCAGAAGGCGGCTATGATCGCAAAGTCCTATGATGTGGCGGATGTCCGGTATACAGATCCGATCGTGGCATACCTGACCGGTGCGAACGATCAGTGA
- a CDS encoding flavin reductase, protein MKEKINAFDYAEQLNKALPQGILLNTNGDKFNTMVIGWGHLGTLWNLPTYTVYVRQSRYTKPQLDKTGEFTISAPVSGRLDREVFSICGTQSGRDIDKEKAANLTLVDADEIHTPGIREYPLTLECRVLYQQDQDPDRIPEAIRKRFYGNGKDAEDLHTAYVGEIVSAYIIRED, encoded by the coding sequence ATGAAAGAGAAAATCAATGCTTTTGATTACGCGGAACAGCTGAACAAAGCGCTTCCGCAGGGAATCCTGCTCAATACCAACGGGGACAAGTTCAATACCATGGTCATCGGGTGGGGACACCTGGGAACCCTCTGGAATCTGCCGACCTATACGGTGTATGTGCGCCAGAGCCGGTATACCAAGCCGCAGCTGGATAAGACAGGAGAATTTACGATCTCCGCGCCCGTGTCCGGCAGGCTGGACAGGGAAGTGTTCAGCATCTGCGGTACTCAGTCCGGACGGGATATTGATAAGGAAAAGGCTGCGAACCTGACCCTGGTGGATGCGGATGAGATCCATACGCCTGGTATCAGGGAATATCCCCTGACACTGGAATGCAGGGTGCTGTATCAGCAGGACCAGGATCCGGACCGCATTCCGGAAGCGATCCGGAAGCGGTTTTACGGAAACGGAAAGGATGCGGAGGATCTTCATACCGCGTATGTCGGTGAAATCGTCAGCGCGTATATTATCCGGGAGGATTAA